TCACGGGTGTAACCCAACACAAACTGTAAGTTCAGCTCTTTGTTGATGCCGAACATCGGCTCAATGTGATCCTTCTCCATGCATACGCCTACTACGACAATACGGGTACCAGCTGGTGCTGCCGCCATGATCTGATCGATCACGCCTGGAACTCCTACACACTCGAAGATCACTGCCGGACGGAGGGCAGGACCGACGGCCCACGGTGGAAGTGGGGGCGCCTGTTTGGGATCTTGCCATACCGCGACTTGTCGCCAATTTTCATAGGGGGATTTCTCAGCGGGGTTTACAACAACGTCAGCTCCCATCGCCACAGCGAGTTCTCGTCGTCGCGGAGAGAAATCGGCGGCGACAATAGGATGGACACCTTTCATGCGTAATGACGCAATCACTGACAACCCAACCGGTCCACAACCGATCACTAACGGTACATCATCTTTGCCTAACCGTGCCATTTCTACGGCATGCAACCCAACTGCCATCGGTTCGGTCAACGCCGCGTGGTCAGTTGATAAACCATTAGGCACTTCGAGCAGTAACCCTTCGGTGAGTCGCATGTATTCACCGTACCCGCCAGGGTTCTCATTGGAATAGCCCACGGTCTCTACGCCACTTGGCTGAATGATAACGGGCATCGAACAGGCGCGAGTCCCAACTTTTAGTGATTTCTTGGTCGAGGGACCGTAGTCGACAACTTCCACGCAGAACTCATGACCCATGACAATGCCGCGGGTCAAGTCCATGGAGAATACGCCTCCCGACCGTTGCGACACTTCGACCAGCTTTTCCGTATGCTTCAAGGCATGGAGGTCTGAGCCGCAAATTCCGCATGCCAACGTTTTGACCAGTACCTCACCTGGTCTGGGTTGGGGAGTCGGCAGTGTTTCAACGTTCAACTTGTGATTCAACATAACTGCGGCACGCATGGGTTTTTCTCCTGTTTTGAGGTTACGGTAACTTGGGTAAGACCTGCTCGGTAAAGGTGAGAAAGGTTTCATGGCTGAGGGGGGCACCAATCAGATAATTGAGCGGCGTCTCTTCGTGGAGCTGGCGAATGTGATCCAACACGCGCTCTGGTGTGCCGTGGATGATAACTGAATCGACATAGCGCTGCACTGGATCGATGTCAGCTCCAAACAGCGCTTTGGCATCGATATAGGTTTTGATGAGCCACTGCGCACCCAGCCGTGCTACTTCCTTTGCTTCGGCATCCGTCTTCGCGATCGCTAAAAGCCGGGCCATAGGAATGTCTCGGCCTGTGACCGTATGGCCGTGGGCTGCGAGTTGCTGGTTATAGAAGGCAAGATCTCTTGCGAGTTCAGCGTGCGTCGCGTGCGGACCCATGAGCACAGAATGTCCCACTGACGCTGCCCACTCCAACGCTCGTGCTGTTCCTGCCGCCATCCATACTGGCGGGTGCGGTTGTTGCAACGGTTTCGGCAGCACCTCGACATTCTCGAACGAGAAGTATTTCCCTTGGTAGGTCAAACGCTCATTGCTCCACGCTTGCAGAACGATGTCGACGACCTCGTGGAAACGGTCATAGCTTTCTTCCATGGGTACTTGGAAGGCTTTGAACTCACGGGCATCGAAACCGCGACCTGCACCCCATTTCACGCGCCCGCCTGAAAGAATATCAAGCAGTGCCAACTCTTCAGCCAACCGGAGCGGGTGATAAAACGCTGCCAGGGTGATTCCTGCCCCAATGTGCAGCCGTGTGGTTCGTGCCGCAGCATAGGTACCGAGAACCGGAATTGATGGGCAAACACTATAATCGCTGAAATGGTGCTCGGTCAGCCAGACGGCATCATAGTTGTTTTGATCCATGATCTCGATGCGCTGTAACGCGCGCTGGTACACTGTGGGTAATGCGACTCGCCGTTCGGGCCAACTGAAGAACTGTAAGATACCAAACTTCACGGGAAATCCTTCTCAATCGGTGACAGCGGCGTCGTGCGTACAGCGCACGCTCCACTCCGGCGTGGGCATAACGGACCAATTGTCTGCCCACGCGACATAGCTGACTCTTAGACCGTCGCCACATGCTCCGCCACTGGTTCAACTCGATACCCGACTTTGCCAAAGTACGTCATGTTTGGATTCATCATCGACTCGTTGACTTTTGAGTCGAGTCGGTGATTCAAACTCTTAGTGACCCATTGTCCGATTGCTACCGCCTTTTCCAGATTGACGCCGGTTTCAATGCCGAGGCCTTTCAGCATGTAGAGCAACTCTTCAGAGGCAAGATTTCCTGAGGCACCAGGCGCGTTGGGACAACCACCTAAGCCGCCGCAGGCGCTTTCGAGAACCGTTACGCCCATTTCCATTGCGGCGTAGCAATTCGCCAGCGCCATACCGCAGGTATTGTGAAAATGCGCGGTGAGCACTGAGGCTGGAACACCCACATCGACACAGGCCTGAATCAGCGCTTTGATTGACTTTGGGGTGCCGACGCCGATGCTATCGCCAAGGGCAATTTCGTAACAACCCATGTTGTACAAACGTGCAGCGAGAGGCGCAACTTTCTTCGGATCGACCTCACCTTCGAATGGGCAGCCAACGACGCATGACAAGGCCCCACGTACGTGCATCGCATGCTCCTTGGCTGCGGCAACGACCGGCGCGAATCGTTCAAAGCTCTGCTCGATTGAACAATTGATGTTGGCGTGGCTGAAGGTTTCAGTCGCGCTCGCGAAAATGGTGATGTATTTGACCCCGGCGGCGAGTGCCCCACTGAAGCCGCGCATATTGGGAACTAACGCGCTGTACTCTACACCTGGCTTTTGTGTGATGCGTTGATTCACCTCTTCGGTGAATTGCATCGCCGGGATGACTTTGGGGCTGACGAATTCGCCCACTTCGATAGACGGAAACCCCGCCTCCGTGAGATGGTTGATGAGTTCAACGCGAAAGTCAACCGGAATAAGGCGTTTGATGCCTTCCAGTCCGTCACGAGCAGTGAGATCTACGATTTTAACAGTTGTCGGTAATGCCATAAGCGCCTCCCCAATGATGTCTTACGTGAGGAGGTAGCAGGGGAGGGGTGATGGCGCAACACCATCGCTGACGACCGGCGACTAGGAGAACGGGCGAATGGGTGAATGGGTGAACGTATGGCGCACGCTACGGTCTCTCTGGTGAAAACTCCAAATGTACCAATCTCGCGTGGTTTGATTTAGTCCGCTTTTCGCCGTTCCATTCACCCTTGCGAGTATGGGTGCATGTCGGTAAAATCCCGCCCGTCTCCACACGACTGGGGAGTATAAGAGAGAGACTCTCCGTTCACTACGAAGAACACGCAGACGCATTACAAAGGGGGGCACTTCATATGGCAGGAAACAATGTGGGATTGTTAGCTGGATATAAAGTCCTCGACTTTACACAGATTGTCGCCGGTCCAACGACGACCAAGCTCATGGCTGAGATGGGGGCTGAAGTCATTAAAGTCGAGCAGGCGCCGAAAGGCGATCCGGCTCGGCTAAATCCGGTGATCCGCAAAGGACGGAGCGCCTATTTTTTGCAACACAATTTAGGGAAGCAAAGCCTGTGTGTGAACCTCAAAACAGAATCAGGCCGGGCGATTGTGCGCGAGTTGATTCCGCATGTGGACGTCGTCGTCGAAAACTACAGTCCCGGCGTGATGGCGCGGATGGGGTTTGCCTACAAAGATGTTCAGCCACTCAACCCACGCCTCGTCATGTGCTCCATTTCAGCATTGGGACAAACCGGGCCGCTCGCGCATCTGCCCGGCTTCGATTATATCGCGCAAGCCTATGCTGGCATTACGGAAGTCATGGGTGAGCCAGGTGAACCACCTGTGATCCCGATGGCGGCGATTGGCGATGTGAGCACCGGCGTCCACGCGTTGGCGGCAATCGCGTGTGCCTTGTTGCATCGTGAGCGTACAGGCGAAGGGCAGTATATCGATGTCTCTCTGCTCGATACCTACATTCACACGCATGACTTTGGTCTCCAAACCTATAGTGCAAGCGGTGGCAAGGCCGTCCCGACGCGTGGCGGCTCGCATCACACTGGCATGGTCCCGCTCGGAGTGTTCCGTGGGCCGAAAGGGACATTCGTGTTGATTATTGCGGCGTTGGATCATCAGTGGCGTGGACTCACCAAAGCGATGGGTCGACCGGAGATGGCTACCGATCCACGCTTCAACAGTGTGCGCAATCGTCTCAAGCATAAAGCGGCGTTGATTAACGAGGTCGAACAATGGTTGCTGTCGCTCCCGGATCGTGAGACGGCACTGACGGCACTGGAACGCGAGCGCGTGCCTGTCGCGCCGGTGCTAACGATTCCTGAAGTGCTCACCCATCCACATTTGGTCGAACGTGGCACGGTGCGTCCCATGTCTGATCCATTATTCGGGAACTTCATGTTGCCGGGATTTCCGTTTCGCTTTTCGACCGTGCCGCCGCCAGACAAAGTGACAGCGCCTGATCTGGGCGAGCATAATCAAGCCGTGCTGCACAAATATTTGCAATATGACGATGCTCGGATTGCTCAACTGGCACGAGATGGAGTGTTGGTCACCGAGCGTACGCCGCGTGAGTGATGGCAACAACCAACGGGCAACGAGTAACGACCAACGAGGGGAAAGGAATACGGGCATGATGATGTGGACAAGCGGGAAGCAACGGAACCAACGGTGGAGCGGATGGGCGAGCGTGGTAGCTGGAGTGATGTGTTTGCTCTGGCCGCAACTGGGGTACGCAAATTGGTTGGGAGATTCATGGTCTCGGTTTGATCGTTTTCTGGCAACATTTGATCCGGCTGGTCGCTACGTTCGTCAGCCGGTGGAGAAGACCATTCCCGCGTTGACGTTCAAAGGGTTTTATCGCCAATGGACGGACGTGATGTTGTCGGGAGGCAGTCATAAGCGAGTGGGCAATCGCCAGAAAGATTTTCGATTTGCTCAGATACAGCACCTCTTCGAGTTGGAGATGCATTATCAGTTCTCCCCCAATCTCGAACTTACCAGCGTGAGCCATTTCCTCTACGACGGCGTCTACAATTGGCAATCTTCCGGTGGGTTATTTGCGCCACGGATCAACCGGACTTTTCGTAACTATCATAACTTTGATCGTATCGTGCGCGAATTCTATCTCAGTTATCGCACCCATAGTTTGGATGTCGTGATCGGCAAACAACAGATTGCGTGGGGCAAGATGGATGGGCAGTTCATCGACATCATCAACCCGATGGATCGCCGAGAAGGAATTCAGTTAGAGGCGAGTGACTTTGAATATCGCCGCATTCCGACCTGGATGGCCAATGTCACCTACTTCTTCGGTTCGAATTCCTTAAACCTCCTCTATATTCCGAATTTTGAGCAGAACCGGCAACCCGTCCCAGGGTCGCCGTGGTTTTCGCCGAGCATTCCTCCGCGCGATACTATTCGCAAAGCGCAACTGGAACTGCCGCGATCGCGGATCAAACGAAAACGGCCAAGTCCTGGAGATTGGGGTGATCATGAATACGGGGCACGGCTCGACGTCTCGATGGAACCGCTTACCTGGGGGTTGATCTACTTTTACGCGTGGAACGATGATCCGACCAGCTTTATCATTGGTCGAAACCCGACCACGAGCGCACTCCTTCGCCAAACTCGTCACACACGGTTACATCACTTTGGTATTACCGCAGACTACGCCTCGTCGTTGTCCCGGGTTCCGCTCGTGGGCGAACTACCGGTTGTGTTACGGGTTGAAGGGCTCTGGACCAAAGGGGTCAAATTCTCCGATGCGCGGCGTGTTGCCTCAGCCGTTACTGGACAACTCAACTCCGGACTGATTACCCGTGATACGTTACGCGCGGCGATCGCCATCGAATTCGCTTTTCCTGGGAATACCTCGGTCATTCTTCAACCCTCACTTTTTTATACGTTCGATTGGAATCGTTCTCTCGGGAACGGGTTTGGCGGGGCAGTCGGTGACCAATGGAACGTTCTCCCAGTGTTCTTTGTTGGCCGTCCGTTCCGCTTCACGCGTGATCGGTTACGTTTGGAGTTAACCCTGAGTCCCTGGCTCAGTGGTCCCGTGCGAGAGTGGCAGGGACTGAAATCGAAGGTAGTTGCCAGTTACAATTTTTCGCAGTTCATTACTGGCCGTCTGATCTATACCGCGTATAGTAGTGGGGCCCGAACCGACGTGTTCGGACAGTACGACCATTTCGATAATATCGGCTGGGAGTTGAGTTATGAGTTTTAGCAGTCAGTCACACTGAATTCGCGGGGGAGATCTCGTCTTGCCCGCGCAGGCGGGCATCCAGGGTCTTCAAGCCGGGACCGCGACTTAAACCCTCTGGACTCCCGCTTTCGCGGGAATGACGCAGCTACGTTTACCCCTCAGCCTCAACATGACTGACTACTGGAACGTGAGGTGTGGGATTACCACCCACACTCGCAATCTGCAGAGAGTAAAACGTAAGGTGTCAGATTTCGTCGCGACAGCTATATGTATTTGATTATGAGCAAGCTTCTTTTTCTTCTTTTTTATATTTTCCTAGCGTCTTTCACTAATAGTGCCATCGCTGCCGAAAAAGGCCCTGGCGGCAAAACCTGGAAAAGCGTCGACGAGTTATCGCCCGCAGAAAAAGAACCCATCGATCTGCGCACGGAGACACCACGAGATGCGCAGATTTCGTACGTTCCAGCCGAGAAGTATCCGTTTGCTCCGCCCTACACGGCAGAGGAGATGGCCTTTCGTGCGATGGAATTCCCGCATGTGTCGCGGTGGTCTCATGCGATGGCCGACACCTTTGGCTCGATGACCAGTGGTGGGTATCTCAACCAGGGCGTCACT
This sequence is a window from Deltaproteobacteria bacterium. Protein-coding genes within it:
- a CDS encoding zinc-binding dehydrogenase; this translates as MRAAVMLNHKLNVETLPTPQPRPGEVLVKTLACGICGSDLHALKHTEKLVEVSQRSGGVFSMDLTRGIVMGHEFCVEVVDYGPSTKKSLKVGTRACSMPVIIQPSGVETVGYSNENPGGYGEYMRLTEGLLLEVPNGLSTDHAALTEPMAVGLHAVEMARLGKDDVPLVIGCGPVGLSVIASLRMKGVHPIVAADFSPRRRELAVAMGADVVVNPAEKSPYENWRQVAVWQDPKQAPPLPPWAVGPALRPAVIFECVGVPGVIDQIMAAAPAGTRIVVVGVCMEKDHIEPMFGINKELNLQFVLGYTR
- a CDS encoding LLM class flavin-dependent oxidoreductase — encoded protein: MKFGILQFFSWPERRVALPTVYQRALQRIEIMDQNNYDAVWLTEHHFSDYSVCPSIPVLGTYAAARTTRLHIGAGITLAAFYHPLRLAEELALLDILSGGRVKWGAGRGFDAREFKAFQVPMEESYDRFHEVVDIVLQAWSNERLTYQGKYFSFENVEVLPKPLQQPHPPVWMAAGTARALEWAASVGHSVLMGPHATHAELARDLAFYNQQLAAHGHTVTGRDIPMARLLAIAKTDAEAKEVARLGAQWLIKTYIDAKALFGADIDPVQRYVDSVIIHGTPERVLDHIRQLHEETPLNYLIGAPLSHETFLTFTEQVLPKLP
- a CDS encoding hydroxymethylglutaryl-CoA lyase: MALPTTVKIVDLTARDGLEGIKRLIPVDFRVELINHLTEAGFPSIEVGEFVSPKVIPAMQFTEEVNQRITQKPGVEYSALVPNMRGFSGALAAGVKYITIFASATETFSHANINCSIEQSFERFAPVVAAAKEHAMHVRGALSCVVGCPFEGEVDPKKVAPLAARLYNMGCYEIALGDSIGVGTPKSIKALIQACVDVGVPASVLTAHFHNTCGMALANCYAAMEMGVTVLESACGGLGGCPNAPGASGNLASEELLYMLKGLGIETGVNLEKAVAIGQWVTKSLNHRLDSKVNESMMNPNMTYFGKVGYRVEPVAEHVATV
- a CDS encoding CoA transferase translates to MAGNNVGLLAGYKVLDFTQIVAGPTTTKLMAEMGAEVIKVEQAPKGDPARLNPVIRKGRSAYFLQHNLGKQSLCVNLKTESGRAIVRELIPHVDVVVENYSPGVMARMGFAYKDVQPLNPRLVMCSISALGQTGPLAHLPGFDYIAQAYAGITEVMGEPGEPPVIPMAAIGDVSTGVHALAAIACALLHRERTGEGQYIDVSLLDTYIHTHDFGLQTYSASGGKAVPTRGGSHHTGMVPLGVFRGPKGTFVLIIAALDHQWRGLTKAMGRPEMATDPRFNSVRNRLKHKAALINEVEQWLLSLPDRETALTALERERVPVAPVLTIPEVLTHPHLVERGTVRPMSDPLFGNFMLPGFPFRFSTVPPPDKVTAPDLGEHNQAVLHKYLQYDDARIAQLARDGVLVTERTPRE